GTaagaaatatgaaattaataaaattacgtATGGAAATGGTCAAAGtataatagaatttttattatttaaagtcttGTTTGAATACAATCGTATAACGTCCGTTTACCGTTTTACCGATGCAAATTGCAAAGTGTTATATAACGTCTATCCTGACATAATTCTGGTTAACTACATGTTCTTCGCGAAGGCGATTGAAAATTACATGAATTGCATGTATATTTCAATCGCTTTCGCCTCCTCCTGTCATCCAGTAAGGACCGAGCTAATAGAATTATAGGGTTTGTTTACATAACACGATAAGCCATATTTGTAATatctctagataatatatttctcGTTTGGCTACGAAATCTTGCAAAGCAAATCTAActatataacatttttgtttttcatattttgttcttttttttttattccatgttttttttaaatgttttttttttttaatgttttttttttatttttttctattcctttttgtgccaccatgcctattctacttaaaactaaaccctaaaacgataaaacaagtatgtaagccggccaaggcccAAAActccatcccgactacccactatcaagtgccgattgaagtcaccaaaactggttctcctacTTCTCccatcagttcggtcccgttcggccACAGcgctactgaaccgaaggagctctgctccgccttgggCCATGACGTACCGATATCTAAAAAGagaaatgcctctggtggaatgaagccgctcaagagtgcactttcaaaatactcgtcgttcggatagaacaccccgaaaattaaattgttggtcgaagacatagctcttgcaaagtgacctcgaacgagttttatcacgaaattgtcaaatctgttgattcgagccccgttgtataggacctcgttggaatagtaatgcacataagaagattcggctgttcgatataagccggtacagcgccGTAAACACTgtcgctcgaacacccgaaacttctccatctgggaaggggcaacgttgaaccacacaggacaaccataaacgatcattggccgaaTGAGGGCCATCtggcaaattaccttcactctggggtcaagccgactgctaaaaaacagccgtttcgtcagagcagcatttatatgtctttcgaaatttaaatactgatctaaccagataccgaggtacttcactacagtTCTGCTCGCTAgtcgctgcccgtgaagatcaacgatgaccatcttgtgcCAATTCTTGCACATATCCCCCGTAgctctagccaacggagtccggaacagaattgtctttgacttctggacatttattttcagtttgcagtcgtcgcaatatcgctgaatcttgtcgaaatcacgctgcaggagaattctaataacctcaacctttcgagccgttctgtacgcaactttctaccgttaagcatatcataaagtatataggGGATCGGGGGGCTAGTTGTAACAGGGGTAAGTAGTAACACGCATTTTTTACCTATATaatagaacaattttatttattttttcaactcaaacttttatttaatgcgCAATGCATCATATAAGCACAGTCAGTATCCCACTGGACGTCATAGGAAGCGGCTGTGTGCATGCGCTCTGATAAGGTAAGTTTCtggaactttttttgtttataagaattTGACTAGCGtagatttcaaattatttagcAATTTTTACTTAATACAAACATATTAAGCATTTATTTAGCttgattattatttactttaatttgacatcaagtaatattttttttttaataacattttattcaaatttggtGATTCTATCTATATTTCAGAATGAGACACTACAAAAGAAAAACTGCACGTGCTACCCAAAGCCAAGATGTTTTCGAATTGGCCTCTGTTAAAGTCTTGGAAAATAAGACCAGTCTACGAAATGCTGCTAAGGAGTTTAATTTATGTCATGTATCGCTATCTAGAcatttgaaaaagaagaagaatggtAAAACTTTATCAGTGGGCTATGTCAAACCCAGATTGGTTTTTCAAGAGGAAGAAGAAGCTAAAATATCTGAGTACTTGGTTAATTGCTCCAATATTTACTTTGGATTGTTGCCTTTGGAAGTCAGAAAATTGGCATACCAGTGTGCTATTGTGATTAAAGCGAAAAACCTACCTCCGTCATGGCGTGAAAATAAATTAGCTGGATCCGATtggttcaaaaattgtatggtcCGAATCGGAATCTGAACCTGAGGAATGGTTTTGTTTAGCTTGTGGAGAAACTTATGAAAACTCAAACGTGGAGTGGATACAATGCAATATGTCTAAGATGTGGGCACATTTAAAATGTGCAACGGGAAATAAGATCTCATTTGTGTGTCTCAATTGTAATTCCGATGATAACAACTGATTTTAGGGCTATGAGCCTAAActtccttttaattttaagaaagaatatatttttgttaatttttgtttacttttgttttgtttgttaaaaatgaagttccttttaagtttaagaatgaatattttttgttaatttttgtatacttttgtgttaggttaaacattaaaaatgaagttccttttaagtttaagaatgaatatgtttttgtttatttttgtatacttttttacCTAATCTTTGAGCGTGTCCGAAGTCTTTCAcgcaaaataaaactttataaaatataaaactggtCTTTTATTCCTCACGTTACAACTTGCCCCCAGCCTGTTACAACTACAACAATGACTTGCTTAATcaaagcctgctcagttttaggtaaagaccctcttaccatacggtgtcaaaggccttttccaaatcaaccagaacagcacctgtgcattgttgatttgatttattccatttgatatcagaaacgaatttagacgcagcatgaattgtgtcatgacccgccttgaacccgaactgtttattcggaattattttgttttccgcagcccacttagtcagagccctattaatgatcttttcgaaaactttgctgatgctcggaagaagacttatcgaccgaagatttgacgggttggagttgtccttttcctttttcgggagaggatgaaccacagcggtcttctaattcaattgcttccatcggtaaatgtcttagttcaacgttggatataccatcgacacctgctgactttttattttttattgaattgaagacttccaggtcgtggttggggcgaatgctaacattcaccttgtacacttgctggaaagcagctcccaccgcctccactttttccttcggatctttaattatgtaaaagtcatcgtcaaagatggcttcctctggatctatttgcgctgtacgactctgttctcttcagttctttggagtttaagacacggaaggtccgAACAGTCGAAGTGAATAGACTTGCGCggaaagaaaaacaagatcgaaattatttaatacaaatatttagtgTATCAGTGTACAAATATTCAGTGTCGGCCCATCTATTGGACTAACTGGTTACGAGGCCGACAACGAGACTCCCTTCACGGAAGTCAAACACAAGAAAAATAAGAGGACAAAAACAACTTCAGAGACTGAGTCGAAGAAACCAAGACATTTGGAACCAAAAATAGA
This window of the Eupeodes corollae chromosome 3, idEupCoro1.1, whole genome shotgun sequence genome carries:
- the LOC129950976 gene encoding uncharacterized protein LOC129950976; the protein is MRNASYKHSQYPTGRHRKRLCACALIRMRHYKRKTARATQSQDVFELASVKVLENKTSLRNAAKEFNLCHVSLSRHLKKKKNGKTLSVGYVKPRLVFQEEEEAKISEYLVNCSNIYFGLLPLEVRKLAYQCAIVIKAKNLPPSWRENKLAGSDWFKNCMVRIGI